Proteins encoded within one genomic window of Lampris incognitus isolate fLamInc1 chromosome 1, fLamInc1.hap2, whole genome shotgun sequence:
- the arid5a gene encoding AT-rich interactive domain-containing protein 5A, with protein sequence MEVRNEVDQSEISQQGAAIDEDRLKANQTSSTIVICDSSTDQSVEPAEMEEKSFVSSLYHFMKGRGTPIERIPHLGFKQINLWRIYKTVEKLGGYDSVTVRRLWKNVYDELGGSPGSTSAATCTRRHYERLVLPFERQLRGEEDKPLPPSKPRKQYKRNLDGKVRKPAVKRKSTPSVTEMDPESNASGRPKTADYCETETHAHSTPRAVTSDRPHRDCSPPKQEADDVCDSVYGWSQLVQIPSSCTWNGHTPSAAGEVISPLEKKKRVAQASLQLPLSPPGDDKDRPSVIHCSPPTASASTSQNCNSSEGSPLPLSSSSSRSPSPCSVSSEDCPALADYKPSSNSKLPQTPSSITSKASSCSNESKSLSSGATSKQLSGEHKEVSHVSSRSPNADSTKSQTKDCVWKPAHKGNGKNSAPCPRSTSSCFHPSVFRSDWAPTYGSSFTKVVPKNLQPFRPTPFPPACSLLGQGRLISSNDSLNCAKTVHNLAPWFYQTEKRERSKTMPAKHFSTQQSLSHSSATLPVTHPPMGSDRAGKNSHHEPPPQPAFIPSRMRLPYFQPVYHQIPVGPTHPAITGSAIYSYPYFSTWSPQPGYTIPSTNSVYPYKL encoded by the exons ATGG AGGTGAGAAATGAAGTGGACCAGAGTGAGATATCACAACAAGGAGCCGCCATCGACGAGGACAGGTTGAAGGCGAACCAG ACCTCGTCCACGATTGTGATCTGTGACTCGTCAACCGATCAGTCGGTCGAGCCGGCAGAGATGGAGGAGAAGTCCTTCGTGTCGAGTCTCTATCATTTCATGAAGGGCAGAGGGACGCCCATAGAAAGGATCCCACACCTGGGCTTTAAGCAGA TTAATCTTTGGAGAATCTACAAGACAGTTGAGAAGCTTGGAGGTTATGACTCA GTGACAGTGCGGCGTCTATGGAAGAATGTATATGATGAGCTGGGTGGGAGCCCAGGGAGCACCAGTGCTGCAACTTGCACCCGCAGACACTATGAGAG GCTAGTGCTGCCCTTTGAGAGACAGCTGAGGGGGGAAGAGGACAAACCTCTCCCTCCCAGCAAACCGCGGAAACAGTACAAGAGGAATCTGGATGGCAAAGTCCGCAAGCCCGCGGTGAAGAGGAAGAGCACACCGTCTGTCACGGAGATGGATCCTGAG TCGAATGCCAGTGGAAGACCAAAGACTGCTGACTACTGTGAGACAGAGACACATGCTCATTCCACTCCACGGGCTGTCACCTCCGATAGGCCTCATCGAGACTGCTCCCCACCAAAGCAAGAGGCTGACGATGTTTGCGATTCAGTCTATGGCTGGTCCCAGCTTGTCCAAATCCCTTCATCTTGCACGTGGAATGGTCATACCCCATCTGCGGCTGGAGAGGTCATCTCCCCTCTGGAGAAAAAGAAGCGCGTGGCCCAGGCCAGCCTCCAGCTACCGCTGAGCCCACCGGGGGATGATAAAGACCGTCCCTCTGTCATCCACTGCTCTCCGCCTACGGCCTCAGCATCTACGAGTCAGAACTGCAACTCCTCTGAAGGCTCTCCACTGCCTCTATCCTCATCATCCTCCCGCAGCCCTTCACCCTGCTCTGTTTCATCAGAGGATTGTCCGGCGCTCGCTGACTATAAGCCCTCATCAAACTCGAAGTTACCCCAAACTCCCTCCAGCATCACCAGCAAGGCATCTAGTTGCAGCAATGAAAGCAAGTCTCTGAGCAGCGGTGCGACGTCAAAACAGCTTTCTGGAGAACATAAGGAGGTTTCTCACGTTAGCTCCCGCTCACCTAATGCAGACTCAACCAAAAGCCAGACTAAAGACTGTGTGTGGAAGCCGGCCCACAAAGGTAACGGCAAAAATTCTGCTCCGTGTCCGCGATCGACATCCTCCTGTTTTCATCCTTCTGTGTTTAGGTCTGATTGGGCTCCAACATATGGCTCCAGTTTCACCAAAGTGGTTCCAAAAAACTTGCAACCTTTTCGCCCCACTCCCTTTCCGCCTGCTTGTTCCCTCCTCGGCCAGGGCAGGCTTATTTCGTCCAATGACTCACTGAACTGTGCCAAGACAGTGCATAACTTGGCTCCGTGGTTCTatcagacagaaaagagagagagatccaAGACGATGCCGGCCAAACATTTTTCTACTCAACAGTCTTTATCTCATTCCAGTGCCACCCTGCCAGTGACCCACCCTCCAATGGGCAGTGACAGGGCAGGGAAAAACTCTCATCATGAGCCCCCACCCCAGCCTGCATTTATACCCAGCAGAATGAGGCTACCCTATTTTCAGCCAGTATACCATCAAATCCCTGTGGGTCCGACCCACCCTGCCATCACTGGATCGGCTATCTACTCGTATCCATACTTTTCTACGTGGAGTCCCCAACCCGGATACACCATTCCCAGCACGAACTCAGTTTATCCTTACAAACTTTGA
- the gins4 gene encoding DNA replication complex GINS protein SLD5 isoform X1: MSDVLSDEVGEIGQDDGEEDVMTPAELIAKLEEAWLNEKFSPELLENRSEVVECVMEQLTHMETNLQRVKKGDMKASVHRMEIDRIRFVLSSYLRSRLQKIEKFFPHVLEKEKSRALGDPSFLSPEEFAFAKEYFANTETFLKAVALKHMPPNLQSVDMQKAVPEPYLDSFVFLRVKERQDNVLVEPESDEQKEYVVDLEEGSQHLMRYRTIAPLVSNGAVQLI; this comes from the exons ATGTCGGACGTGTTGTCTGATGAAGTCGGTGAAATCGGCCAAGATGACGGCGAGGAGGACGTGATGACCCCGGCGGAGCTGATCGCCAAACTCGAAGAG GCTTGGCTGAATGAGAAGTTCTCCCccgagctgctggagaacagATCGGAGGTGGTGGAGTGTGTGATGGAACAGCTGACTCACATG GAGACCAATCTGCAAAGGGTAAAGAAAGGGGACATGAAGGCCAGTGTCCACCGCATGGAGATAGACAGGATCCGCTTTGTCCTCAGTAGCTACCTACGCTCCCGCCTGCAGAAG ATTGAGAAGTTCTTCCCGCACGTCCTTGAGAAAGAGAAGTCTCGAGCTTTGGGAGATCCATCATTCTTGTCACCTGAAGAGTTTGCCTTTGCCAAAGA ATACTTTGCTAATACAGAAACCTTCCTGAAGGCTGTAGCTCTGAAACATATGCCCCCCAACCTACAGTCAGTGGACATGCAGAAAGCAG TTCCTGAGCCCTACTTGGATTCCTTTGTTTTTCTTCGAGTGAAGGAGAGACAGGACAACGTCCTGGTGGAGCCTGAATCGGATGAACAGAA AGAGTATGTTGTGGATCTAGAAGAGGGTTCTCAGCACCTTATGCGGTATCGGACCATAGCGCCACTTGTTTCAAATGGCGCTGTGCAGTTAATTTAA
- the gins4 gene encoding DNA replication complex GINS protein SLD5 isoform X2 — MSDVLSDEVGEIGQDDGEEDVMTPAELIAKLEEETNLQRVKKGDMKASVHRMEIDRIRFVLSSYLRSRLQKIEKFFPHVLEKEKSRALGDPSFLSPEEFAFAKEYFANTETFLKAVALKHMPPNLQSVDMQKAVPEPYLDSFVFLRVKERQDNVLVEPESDEQKEYVVDLEEGSQHLMRYRTIAPLVSNGAVQLI; from the exons ATGTCGGACGTGTTGTCTGATGAAGTCGGTGAAATCGGCCAAGATGACGGCGAGGAGGACGTGATGACCCCGGCGGAGCTGATCGCCAAACTCGAAGAG GAGACCAATCTGCAAAGGGTAAAGAAAGGGGACATGAAGGCCAGTGTCCACCGCATGGAGATAGACAGGATCCGCTTTGTCCTCAGTAGCTACCTACGCTCCCGCCTGCAGAAG ATTGAGAAGTTCTTCCCGCACGTCCTTGAGAAAGAGAAGTCTCGAGCTTTGGGAGATCCATCATTCTTGTCACCTGAAGAGTTTGCCTTTGCCAAAGA ATACTTTGCTAATACAGAAACCTTCCTGAAGGCTGTAGCTCTGAAACATATGCCCCCCAACCTACAGTCAGTGGACATGCAGAAAGCAG TTCCTGAGCCCTACTTGGATTCCTTTGTTTTTCTTCGAGTGAAGGAGAGACAGGACAACGTCCTGGTGGAGCCTGAATCGGATGAACAGAA AGAGTATGTTGTGGATCTAGAAGAGGGTTCTCAGCACCTTATGCGGTATCGGACCATAGCGCCACTTGTTTCAAATGGCGCTGTGCAGTTAATTTAA
- the ppp1r3c2b gene encoding protein phosphatase 1 regulatory subunit 3C-B-like: MEMSGTTVLPMIGFGSMAQSAGLVEIAVRLCLNQRRELCPHVWVPILKPQRPCIRPSASKLSPPAMLSQPFLTPPASLWLDDMDDEVELVPVKNKRVVFADSKGLSLAMVRVFSEAEEPFDLDPLPSLQELGSMTEDGYSCTVSTCCPGTLLMVGFPQPSADFQAFRARLAESMVVLESCSVTEQALRGIVRVRNISFQKDVHVRVTFNSWQSYRDVPCTYLQERYGGPQTDVFQFDIAVPKVIDAKRSIEFCLRYVPGGHSVPFWDNNGGQNYNIIVCVNSHCHGKTSSERA, from the exons ATGGAGATGAGCGGCACAAC GGTGCTTCCAATGATCGGCTTTGGGTCGATGGCCCAGTCCGCCGGCCTTGTGGAGATCGCTGTGAGGCTGTGCTTGAACCAACGCAGAGAACTGTGCCCCCACGTTTGGGTGCCCATCCTGAAGCCCCAGCGACCGTGCATCCGGCCGTCCGCCTCAAAGCTGTCGCCGCCTGCCATGCTAAGCCAGCCGTTTCTGACCCCGCCGGCGTCCCTTTGGCTGGACGATATGGATGATGAGGTGGAGCTGGTCCCCGTCAAGAACAAGCGGGTGGTTTTCGCTGACTCGAAAGGACTGTCCCTGGCGATGGTGCGAGTCTTCTCTGAAGCGGAAGAGCCTTTTGACCTGGACCCTCTTCCGTCGCTGCAGGAGTTGGGAAGCATGACAGAGGATGGATATAGCTGCACCGTCAGCACATGCTGCCCGGGAACTTTGCTTATGGTGGGCTTCCCCCAGCCGTCCGCAGATTTCCAGGCTTTCCGTGCCAGGCTGGCAGAGAGCATGGTTGTCCTGGAGAGCTGCAGTGTCACAGAACAGGCCCTACGGGGCATCGTGCGGGTCAGGAACATCAGCTTCCAGAAGGATGTGCACGTACGCGTCACCTTCAACTCCTGGCAGAGCTACAGGGATGTGCCCTGTACTTACTTGCAGGAACGCTACGGCGGGCCGCAGACGGACGTCTTTCAATTTGACATTGCCGTCCCTAAAGTAATCGATGCCAAAAGGAGCATAGAGTTCTGTTTGCGCTATGTGCCCGGCGGGCACAGCGTGCCCTTCTGGGACAACAACGGCGGACAGAATTACAACATTATCGTCTGTGTCAATTCTCATTGTCACGGAAAGACATCAAGTGAAAGGGCGTAG
- the LOC130116617 gene encoding phytanoyl-CoA hydroxylase-interacting protein yields MAVRGHWFLSPRTEYCVAVQTAVRQPDGDYLVSEWSQVVEFCTGDYAMDHLQQLLDKAKDSAGRLLKFSVFYRNQHPDYFHHVRAQCGGVMQPSLKDNSGSHGSPINGKLRGVFLSCNTEFDTGLPPKDSPYGPLRFQIPAGHLLNPNTNLYFADFYCMYTAYHYVVLVLAPAGSEGDGFCRSRLPMLDPSSNPFLTCTAPQRPGEEPLFCHASDVILEVLFTEPIRLDQGSVEEISGHHQLMSLTTANAKKDPSCKVCNISVGR; encoded by the exons ATGGCGGTGAGGGGCCACTGGTTCCTGAGCCCCCGGACAGAGTACTGTGTCGCTGTCCAAACCGCGGTCCGGCAGCCGGACGGGGATTACCTGGTATCAGAGTGGAGCCAGGTGGTGGAGTTCTGCACCGGGG ATTATGCCATGGACCACCTGCAGCAGCTGCTTGACAAGGCCAAGGACTCCGCAGGAAGGCTGCTGAAGTTCTCCGTGTTTTATCGCAACCAACACCCAGACTACTTTCACCACGTCAG AGCGCAGTGCGGCGGCGTCATGCAGCCATCCCTCAAAGACAACAGCGGGAGCCACGGTTCTCCTATAAACGGCAAACTGCGGGGAGTCTTTCTCAGCTGCAACACAGAGTTTGACACCGGCCTCCCGCCCAAGGACTCCCCCTACGGCCCCCTGCGCTTCCAGATCCCGGCCGGACACCTGCTCAACCCCAACACCAACCTGTATTTTGCAGACTTCTATTGCATGTACACAGCCTACCACTATGTGGTGCTGGTGCTGGCGCCTGCTGGCTCAGAGGGAGACGGCTTCTGTCGCAGCCGGCTTCCTATGCTGGACCCGTCCTCCAACCCCTTTCTGACATGCACTGCCCCTCAGAGGCCGGGGGAGGAGCCGCTGTTTTGCCACGCCAGTGACGTCATCCTCGAGGTGCTTTTCACAGAGCCTATCCGGCTGGATCAGGGCAGCGTGGAGGAGATCAGCGGGCACCACCAGCTCATGAGTCTGACGACGGCCAACGCCAAGAAGGACCCCagctgcaaggtgtgcaacatcagCGTGGGCCGCTGA